CTATggaatgtgtatgtgtgaatatcagtgtggactgcttgtgaacctgtcataatacgattcaagctttgcagttaaaaacacttggacttgacaGCAAAACCACGAgttaacagtttcattcatgaatatttcagatGTCTTGATTGTTTGATAGATATGttgctgatgtgcttgagtgaactgtaatatattcagatgcaatgtgttggatgtgcgctGTGTGTAAACGCTgaagtttagttttataatgttgtggagcatGTTCtttctcttccaattgagtttcaaatatgactGTGTATTCGAGGGGCTGtccgatgttagccaatcagaacagtgggtgtttacattgaagtttaaaggagacgcagaggccaaaaccgagtgttcaaacagagggccagaaacagggtgaaaaatgatcatttattactaaactatgacaGTTCTGGTGCAAAAAATCTTTGCTgatattatcagtggacctcagggaaaagtataaaaaaaaaaataggatttcatgacccctttaacagcaGGTGTATCACAGgcctgaatatgtgtgtgtgcgtttatgaatgagtgtgtgtgtataattgttCACCTTGGTGACACACTGATAGACATTTGTGATTTCTGCAGCCCAACATTCGACCGCAGTTCAGGTCACATGGAGGGCAGTTACCAGGGCAACACTGCAAAAGACACACACAATCATGCTAACATGTATTGTCAATGACAGAAAGTCactcagatgtgtgtgtgtgtgtgtttcaggtggaCATGAAGTGTGAATGACCATAAATGGATGAGACATCCATGAAAGGCCTCagtggaatgtgtgtgtgtgtgtgtgtgtgtgtgtgtgtgagacagttgTGTGTAACACTTTGTCACACTCTCCCACACATAAGAGACGGTGACACCAAGAGCTGCTACATTCCttcacagatgtgtgtgtgcaCCAACCTTTCTCTTGCACTGGTGTCGGTTGCAGGTTCGAGTCTTGTTGCATTTGGACTCACACAGATATTCTTTATGACAGGGCAAGAGTTTACTGTAGCGACCACAGCGACACGTCTTTTCCAcctcctgtacacacacacacacacaatggttaATTCCCTCTAACCCGTGAGTGGtgcagctctgtgtgtgtgtgtgtgtgtgtgtgtacctgtctACAGGTCTCACAGGCTCCTCTATGGCAGCGCATCGAGCAGGTGTGTAAAGCACAATCCAGCTTCTTACCACAGGTGTCACCGCAGGTGGGCACATCAACCGTACATGGCAACACACTCTCTGAAACACACACGCTGaatgaaaacaacaacactaGCACACTGAACACCCATTAAACACACTGTGTGTGagacagtttgtgtgtgtgtgcgtgtgctcaCTGGTCTTGCCGCAGGAACACGAGCGGTTTCCTGCGCGAGGACATTCTCCACACACACCAGCGTGACACACGCGCTCACACGTGTGATTCCCACAGGACAGCGGACGACCACACACCTGCATACACAACACACAAGTTACACACACGACAGAATTTGTTTCTGATGATCTCAGAAACCATCTGATCTAAAGGCTTCAGATTAAATGCTTTAGATTAGTTTTGCACACAAATGTAAACTGTCTACATACAAATAtcacaataaaataaacattttactgtatgtatatatatatatatatatatatcagaatctaCACAAACAACAACGGAAAACAcaagagagctttcatttgattcaCGTTTATCTGTCACAACTTAATTCCCATACTTCAATGTGTCATTTcggagttttgatgactttactattattcttacaTGTTGAAAACAGTAACAGGGTATACACccttttttgaccaatgaatttccgtAACTTTTCCAGACATTTGTGTTAACTAGATGCAGAGTTTTAGAAATAATTTTAATCTGCAAATGAATCATTTAGACCAATTTGTGAACTGTTTAATCAATTGAAAAGAACAATTCACAAAACCTCACTATGGTTTAAATGTGAGTTTTACTCAACAAAAGATCAATATCTAGCACAAGAAACATGCTAATGCAGTGAACTACTATGAAAACACACATTCACTATTTAAAttaccatgacttttccatgaactTTTGAGATTTTaattatttccatgatttttccaagCCTGAAAAAACCATTTCTAAAATCCTttcatatttccaggttttccatgactgagAATGGAACAGTAACAAGAATGAGTGTCGATTTATACACAGATGCACAAAGAGAGAGGTCAGAGGACAGAGGTGAAGACACCTGATCACAGTGCCACTCTGGACTGGCACACGGCCGCTCTGCCCGCTGCGCTCCACACGCACACGCCTGCACACTGACCCTAGGACACGGCGAACACTCACCTGATGAAAGAGACAGTCAGAGagacagcagtgtgtgtgtgtgtgtgttcagttgaCTCTTAAATGATTGTGTCTTGGTCTATTTGAATCTGTTGTGCTGCAGTAATAATCAATTGAAAACATCTGATAAATGAGTTAGTGTAAATGTGTGTTACCTGCATGACAGGTGTTTGTGCAGGTGTGTATTCTGCATGGAAGCGTCCGGCCACAGGTCTGTGTGCAGCTCCACGCTTTAGCACTACAGCGACGTGGGACACGAGACGATTTCCCACACAGACACGACACACTCACCATCTTTGGACAGGGAGGACATGGacctgacacacacaaacacacacacacagaaacgaGAAAAATGAACAGACTCATTTATGAGCAACGTAGTCTCAAAAAGTGCGTTAAATCTGAAAAACCCTCCCTGAGATGATGTCCTCAACAGTATAAATGATCCATAGATGacgttaataatgttttattgaagTTTTATTATGAGGTTTGTGTTAGTCCTTATAATTCACTTTAGATAAAGCAACTGAAGTGTGTGATATTTCTTCATTTACATGACTAGTAAACGTGTTTCTGTGTGTACCTGGATGACACAGCAGCAAGCAGCGATGACCACAGGACGGTTTAAACTCACGGTCACACACCTGCCCACAGGAATGTGGGAGGAGCCAGGGGTCTGGTGCAGGCTCCGCCTCTTTCCCACAGTAACAGTAATAACGATTGGGCGTCTCACGAGGACTGTATTCATACCTGCACTTCGGACTGACAGTGATTGCTCGTTCAGTGTTTGCTTTAATGAGATTGGTCAGTATTTGCTGTCATGTGATTGGTCAGCTGCTCACCATGGCCACGGTTGATCTTTTTTCCCAAAATCCTCTTCGGTCACTGAGGACACGAGGAAGATGGAGTCTTTAGCCCATTTCTGAATGCAGGTGATGTGGAAAATACAGTAACAGCCCGAACAACTCCACACCTGAGACACAGAGAACAgtcagtgacacacacacacgagtgtgactgcatatgagtgtgtgtgtgtgtgtgtgtgtgtgtgtgcgtgtctcacGGCTTGTGTTCTCTTGACCGAAGCGATGCAGATGAGGCATGTAATTCCTCCAGACTGACaaacttcatttaaataatgaCGCGTCTGTTCCAGAAGACTGACATCACTGTCAcctgcacacacacgcacacagagagagagagattaacacGCTGATGTCATGTAAAGCTGCATGATGTTATGCAGCTCAGCGGTAAACGCTTTGGCAGTACTAACATACaaatatttgtcatgccaatatAGCACCTTAAAACTGAAACTACTGACTCTCTCATCTAATCATCTGAATGTTCATGAATCTGTGTGTAAATGTGACATCAGAGGAGAGAGTGTGACATCATCAGAGCTGCACCTGTGTGTGAGGTGTACGGACAGAGAGCCGACTGAAGAATCTGCCCTCGTTTCCCTCCAccttcttcttcatcatcatcatcatcagaggAAGAGCTTAACGCCTCTGTGGCCAATCGCTGAGCGGCAGCCTGATCAGACCTTCTGATGTCATCAAACCTCGACTGAGACActgaaaagagagacagagaaccAATGACTGCTCTGATCAACATATACAAGAGCCGTCGGTGTAGATCTGTAACAGCACTCTTTCTGTGCAGTGATGTCTCGCTGATGTTGAGGATATTCAGTTCTGATCAGACAGAGACAATCAAGATCTGATCTGAATTTGGTCACTCGTTACCTTTCACCTCTGATGCTCCTCTGACCTCTGACCTCACAGCTCCAGGAGGACGCACCACTGAGGGCTCACCAGTGATCTGACCTCTGCCCTGACTTCGACCGCGACCTCGACCCTGCTGCCTCCAGACTGGATCCATGACGATGAGACGCTgagtaacaaaaacaacaatcataacaacataaacataaataaccAGACATACAACAGAACACAAACCAACAGATAAACACAAAGCAATAAAAATATCACTcataataaacacaaaacacatacaGCAGAGACGCAATATAACACATAACATGTTAATTAGAACACGATATAAACAAATTACGACATATATaacacacaacataaacacaaatttcAACACAGTAAAATCTCAGATGATCTGTGAATTCAATTAAACACCTGCGATTTTCTGTAtcatttatgaatattttctGCAGGTGTTTTGATAAATCACTTTATAATCACGTGAAAATATGCGGGAATAGGTCGAAATGATcatttattaacataaatgaAAACTCTTACCGACACGCATCACACTCACCGCCACCTCTGGATCAGCACGCATGCGCAGGACGGCAGCGCTGCAGGGCATGGTGGGAAAAGTAGTCTTTGCTGGTTGTTTGTGAAGCAAAAAACGCACAGTAAAAACTACAACTCCCATCAGCATTTAAAAAACTGACGTGTCACTCagatgtgcccttcaagtggagtcggaaatatcgtaattacgtTTTCCGAATACATACATGACCCGCTTATCTATAATATAGAAGATTTTTATATAGAATAATTGTATAAATAGATAAGCAGAACGACCCCGCTGATCTATAatattgtcaagtcatttttatttgtgtagcgcctttcaaatcaaatcaaatcacttttatcgtcacacaaccatatacacaagtgcaatagtgtgtgaaattattgggtgcagtttcgagcaacatagcagtcatgacagtgatgagacataccattcacaacacacatcgtttcaaagcagctttacagaagatcaggcattaacagaaaataaaactgtaatatctataatgttttcgagtcatcactgtgtagtttgataaaatacgattgtgtattgtttaaaaataagtaattaaataataactgtatttataacccccagtgagcaagctgaaggcgactgtggcaaggaacacaaaactccataagatgttgattaatggagaaaagtaaccttgggagaaaccagactcactgtgggagccagttcccctctggctagcagcatttatgtgcagtgcaagtcatggtttaaaatgagtaaactaagtaagtgttaatggccagtgtttaaaacaaagatttagtatgaactgtaagattaatgactaatgtctttgaagttcatcctggattgactgcagaagttcacatagatgcattgtcctttgttagttggctgatgaaggcttttgttgggaGTTAAatgattgtctatgtattccattataagagtgtagtccatcaatagacaaaggtgatgcaggcagagatcaatgaggtgcatcgcagttcaaccggcaggtcatttcggtgaggtttggtgaGGTTTATCCTatatccaaggttcaggcagtggcatatgaagtatcccatgtcttacagttggagttggcatcagtgcatcctctaaagtccatcgtaatagactaaaGTGATGTTTGGCCAGCaccagctgctattagtcatcatcacacagcaacacgtagcagtggagtctaacaccaagcaggaatggagctggatccagccggttctggtgacctcaggatatgaatcccgaggttgaaacatggacacaaatagaataatattaatgtagatgccattcaatttattgcagagttatagatcatgatagttgtttctggttccggcagacgtATCTaatgcagcctaattgtgagttgatggataaattaggtgtatgtctggctaaatagatgagtctttagtctagacttaaactgagtgagtgtgtctgcatctcgaacagtgttatggagactattccatagttaaggagccaaatatgaaaagaatCTACCTCCttctgtggattttgatattctaggaactattaacaggccagaattttgtgatcgtaatgaacgtgatggaatatagcgtgtcagaaggtcacttaagtactgtgaagctagaccattcaaagctttgaacGTAGTTAACCggatttttatattaataagaaattaaa
The genomic region above belongs to Myxocyprinus asiaticus isolate MX2 ecotype Aquarium Trade chromosome 28, UBuf_Myxa_2, whole genome shotgun sequence and contains:
- the nfxl1 gene encoding NF-X1-type zinc finger protein NFXL1 isoform X1; translated protein: MRADPEVARLIVMDPVWRQQGRGRGRSQGRGQITGEPSVVRPPGAVRSEVRGASEVKVSQSRFDDIRRSDQAAAQRLATEALSSSSDDDDDEEEGGGKRGQILQSALCPYTSHTGDSDVSLLEQTRHYLNEVCQSGGITCLICIASVKRTQAVWSCSGCYCIFHITCIQKWAKDSIFLVSSVTEEDFGKKDQPWPCPKCRYEYSPRETPNRYYCYCGKEAEPAPDPWLLPHSCGQVCDREFKPSCGHRCLLLCHPGPCPPCPKMVSVSCLCGKSSRVPRRCSAKAWSCTQTCGRTLPCRIHTCTNTCHAGECSPCPRVSVQACACGAQRAERPCASPEWHCDQVCGRPLSCGNHTCERVCHAGVCGECPRAGNRSCSCGKTKSVLPCTVDVPTCGDTCGKKLDCALHTCSMRCHRGACETCRQEVEKTCRCGRYSKLLPCHKEYLCESKCNKTRTCNRHQCKRKCCPGNCPPCDLNCGRMLGCRNHKCLSVCHQGSCYPCPEMVDVRCDCGSTSISVPCGRERSTKPPRCKELCRKPPSCHHSSLEQHRCHFGSCPPCKQPCQRPLPDCAHFCPAPCHDNVLVKTNDRALLAGPWEQPVTPAFVCTALPCPPCLVPIPISCLGEHEVSPVPCHARGPFSCRRACGRTLSCSNHTCSLECHRVTAAPHSDRTKAGKECVQCEEGCSKPRPAGCTHPCALPCHHGNCPPCTQMIRQRCHCKISNLYIECLKFTSADDQAKQLLSSCQNQCPKQLSCGHRCKLLCHSGDCELNCVQRVKVKCPCKRIKKEFPCSRVRLEDDLVMCDHTCQELQKKHAKARAAEERAALEEEMRKQQAELEAFEKRQKGRRKKNRRVTEVETEEGPWLKYKNRLLVPICGVLLAVAVFYLLQLTNEMTERENTG
- the nfxl1 gene encoding NF-X1-type zinc finger protein NFXL1 isoform X2, with the translated sequence MDPVWRQQGRGRGRSQGRGQITGEPSVVRPPGAVRSEVRGASEVKVSQSRFDDIRRSDQAAAQRLATEALSSSSDDDDDEEEGGGKRGQILQSALCPYTSHTGDSDVSLLEQTRHYLNEVCQSGGITCLICIASVKRTQAVWSCSGCYCIFHITCIQKWAKDSIFLVSSVTEEDFGKKDQPWPCPKCRYEYSPRETPNRYYCYCGKEAEPAPDPWLLPHSCGQVCDREFKPSCGHRCLLLCHPGPCPPCPKMVSVSCLCGKSSRVPRRCSAKAWSCTQTCGRTLPCRIHTCTNTCHAGECSPCPRVSVQACACGAQRAERPCASPEWHCDQVCGRPLSCGNHTCERVCHAGVCGECPRAGNRSCSCGKTKSVLPCTVDVPTCGDTCGKKLDCALHTCSMRCHRGACETCRQEVEKTCRCGRYSKLLPCHKEYLCESKCNKTRTCNRHQCKRKCCPGNCPPCDLNCGRMLGCRNHKCLSVCHQGSCYPCPEMVDVRCDCGSTSISVPCGRERSTKPPRCKELCRKPPSCHHSSLEQHRCHFGSCPPCKQPCQRPLPDCAHFCPAPCHDNVLVKTNDRALLAGPWEQPVTPAFVCTALPCPPCLVPIPISCLGEHEVSPVPCHARGPFSCRRACGRTLSCSNHTCSLECHRVTAAPHSDRTKAGKECVQCEEGCSKPRPAGCTHPCALPCHHGNCPPCTQMIRQRCHCKISNLYIECLKFTSADDQAKQLLSSCQNQCPKQLSCGHRCKLLCHSGDCELNCVQRVKVKCPCKRIKKEFPCSRVRLEDDLVMCDHTCQELQKKHAKARAAEERAALEEEMRKQQAELEAFEKRQKGRRKKNRRVTEVETEEGPWLKYKNRLLVPICGVLLAVAVFYLLQLTNEMTERENTG